In the genome of Calothrix sp. PCC 6303, the window CATCGCCATCAACAAAACCAACGATGTAGTGCATCTACTTCTTGGAGACACCTTGATGCAGCAAAGCCGAACCCAAGAAGCGATCGCGCAATTCCAAGAAGTCATAGAAAGAGCGCCAAAAAAAGCCGACGCTTATTTACGACTTAGCAATGCCCTAATGCAACAGAATCAATCGAAAGAGGCAATTACCAACTTAGA includes:
- a CDS encoding tetratricopeptide repeat protein; the protein is MHLLLGDTLMQQSRTQEAIAQFQEVIERAPKKADAYLRLSNALMQQNQSKEAITNLEKARDLLQKQRNTQEADKINQLLAKLAQTT